Part of the Chaetodon trifascialis isolate fChaTrf1 chromosome 1, fChaTrf1.hap1, whole genome shotgun sequence genome, ATTGTTCCACTGGTGGAAACTGGCTTTTGCATCCCGTCTCAGATCAACAATTCTTCTCTTATCTTTATTCGCAATCTTAAGAAATTAACTTATTTACTTTTTTGCACAGAGTTAGATAGAGTTAGATCCACTAGGTGTGAACCTGGAGTCGGGATgctattagcttagcttagcataaaaacagtGGAAGCAGGGAGAAACAGCAGCTCGCCTGGTTTTGTCCAAAGCTCAAAATATGTCtagaaacattttaaagatCACAAATTAAAACATCATGTCTTGTTTATTTACTTGTGCGCAAACTgggataaaaatgtgcttttataaCCAGAGTTGCCTGCTGTGAGTATTTTTTGGTGACCAGCAGAAATGAGTGCAGTGACAATACAACCACAAATTGATGTTTTAACATTTCAATTGGTCTAAAAATTAGAAAAATGACACGTGTTTATAAGCTTTAGCTCTGTTGGTAAGAATATTTTTGCCtctttggacagaggcaggctagctagctagctgttttCATCTGGTTCCTGTCCCTAAATAATGCTAAGCTAATAGCTCCGTGGTaccacagacatgacagtggcaTCTCTCTGTTCATCTAAGTCTCAGCGAGGAAGCAAATATGCTTATTTTCACAAAAATGTGtagaattaaaacaaaaggGACAATATTATTGGATGCTATATAAAAGAGGTGTGACctcatgattgacagctcatGTGTGCTCGCTATTGGGTCAGGCAGGTGAATGGGCAGGACCAATCACTACTGCACACTATTACTCATCACCCATGTGAACCCTCATAAACCTACCTTGAACCCTCCGAAGCGATGACTTCAGAGCTTCCTTCGCCTGCCTGGTGAGCAGGGAAATATTAACTGGACGCTCATCTGCTGAAAAGGCTCCGCTGACTGTGTTTCCTGGTAACAGTGAACCAGGTGGTGATTGGTTTGATGGTACTGGGCTGGTCGGGGATTGGTCAGATGGTATTGAATTTGATTGGTTATGTGAGGATAAGATGGATGGTACATGGAGTGATGTTTCTGAGCTGTTTATAGATTGATTAGCTACTATTAAAGCAGCTGGTGAATGATTAGAAGATGCTGACATGAGCGATGACTGGACTGATGTTTTTGAGCTGGCTTTTAGTTGGCTCACTGGCATTTGGCTGGATGCTGATTGGCTAGATTTTGTAGTTCTGGCTTCTGAATGGTCAGACTGACCTgctggcactgtgtgtgttgttgattGGCTGGGTTTTCCTGCACTAGCTGGTGATTGGCTTGGTGGCACCTTCTTAAGTGGTGATTGGctgactgtttttgttgtgcCTAATGATTTTCTGGCTGATGCTGTGCTTATTGGTGATTGGCTGGGTGGTGTTATTCTGCTTGGTGATTGGCTAGGGAGTCCTTTCTTTGTTGAAGATTGAACAGATGGAACTGTACTGCCTAGCGATTGGCTAGCTGGTGTTGTGCTGCTTGATGATTGGCTGGATATTGCTGTGCTAGTTGATGTTGGGCTGGGTGGTGTTGTGCTGCCTGGTGATTGGCTGGGTGGTGTTGTGCTGCCTGGTGATTGGCTGGGTGGTGTTGTGCTGTCTGGTGATTGGCTGGCTGGTGTTGTGCTGCCTGGTGATTGGCTGGGTGGTGTTGTGCTGTCTGGTGATTGACTGGCTGGTGTTGTGCTGCGTGGTGATTGGCTGGGTGGTGTTGTGCTGTCTGGTGATTGGCTGGCTGGTGTTGTGCTGCGTGGTAATTGGCTGGGTGGTGTTGTGCTGTCTGGTGATTGGCTGGCTGGTGTTGTGCTGTCTGGTGATTGACTGGATGATGTTGTGCTGCCTGGTGATTGGCTGGATGACACTGTTCTCGATGGTGTTTGACTAGATGTTGTTGTGGTTGCAGATGATTGGTCAGAGCTGAGGGTCCATGAGGAGGTCGCCGTCCTCTCTGTGCTGGAGGACGTCAGGTTGGACACAGCGGTCCAGCTGACCAGTGAATGACTGGAGGAAGACGTGTTGGTTTCtaacacagcagctgctgtctggaGGTCCTTCAAGGAGAGAAACTGAATCAGCAGGTATTTCATGCAACAGTTGCAACCATTCAATCATAAAGCCATAATCTGATCCGGCCTAGCAATGTTTCAGAGCCTCTTCCAACCAGATATATTAAATCTGATCATTTTCATATTGGTTCTTGGCAGTGTTTGACAGGAAGGAGCCAATCTCAGCAAACCAAAATGAAGTCCTTGTAACGCAGTCTGATTCTTTTAATTAATTCCACGAGTTTAATATAATATCAAGCAAATCTGGGAAAACAAGCTCGGCTCTCGGGTGACAGATTAACAAAGATTTGATTAAAATGTAAGACACCCAAAGCTTTCACAATTCGGTGTTTTGTTTGGGGGCAAAAATTCCTCCCAGAATTAGGCTGGTTGTTGCCAAACGGGAGTCCCGGCTGGTGAGGATGGAACTGAGGCGGCGCTGGGAAAAGAAGAGGCCGGAGAGAAAAGAGCTGTCATCCGGCCTTCATTAATGACTCCTCTGTGACTTCCAACTCAGCGTTCCCATCCAGGTCGACAACCCCACCCTCGCCTCCACTGCCTCCCCCATCTGTTTTTCCATTCTGGATGATCTTTGTTGGAAGAGATATGCAGCGAGTGGACGTTTGTGGAGCAGTTTTCTGAActaaaatgtgaatttgtttCAGTTGCTAAGTTTCTGACAGTTTATGACGCAGAGCTGCTGCTAagaaacaggtttttggaggtttcaGAAGAGTAAAACTGGGGGAAACGTTGAATATCTGGAATATTTTGGTCAGTGAAACTGTCAGATTTGAGTATTCAGACATTGAACAGAGAACATACAGTGACGCAGCTTTGGTGTAAAAATACTGGCATTAGCATCCAGAAACCTTCAGTCGAGCTTTGTTTCCACACTTTGAGCCTCTCTGGATACCTGAGCTCTCAAACCAAGGCTTTCATCTCGAGAGCAGGAACAAAGCAGATAGCAAAGGTGAAGGGTTGGGGGTTATGAGGGGTGGTTGACTCTGAATTATTAATCACTGATCGGTATCAGGAGGTATCGAGACAGAGCAGGTCAAACAGTGTCGACGCAGATGTGACGATGCACTGAAAGTCAAAGCTCAGAGATCGGACATGAGATAGATCCGCGACCTGTGCTAATTGCTTTGTTCGTTTACTAACCCCCTATAGTTTGGACCAGATTCTCACGCCTCTCTGAGCCAAATGCAAGCCGGACAAAAGGAGCGACAGCATTCAGGCTGATGGCGGCTCTGATAGAGGAAGAGCGAGACAACAGACCAGCTACTGTATATTCCTGCTGGGACTCGCTGACAtgtccaaacaaatgtcacCGTGGAGCGTTTTTACTGCTCTTACATGCTGAGGTGCTCGTCAGCGGGGAATCATTTCCAGTTCATATCTCTGCGTGTCATCAAGGTGAGGTTTCACTCCGATCTCAGGGGATCTTTGTGCTCACATGTTTCAAAGATACTTaacgtgtgtttttgtttgtttggatttttacaatgaaaagaaaactaaaatattacaataaaaccaaacaaatgaaaatttaaatcaaacattagaaaataaataatcttAAGATGTTGAGAATCTGTACACCATCCcattaaatatatcatatatagTGTTTACTCGTGTATTTACATccttgtgtatatatattttactaTACATCTCCTGCTGTACATACATTGTCTGTGCAGCTAAATCAAAAAGCAAATATTGTCAATACTTGGAGTTTATACTGTAACACTGGGTGTAAGTGACTGGATTTAAAGCCCTTCAGGTGACGcctgctcttttctcttctgcagctctgtgttttgatgtgagCGCTGCAGATTTTTGGGTGAtctctggatgtgtgtttgccgcctgaagcagctccatcagcatcAGCGATCAATGCGGCTGCCTACCTGCCCTCCCTGGGAAGCGGTGTcccatttctgctgctttatccTGCTGCTCCCGCTGCTGGGACAGAGAGAACAAGGAGAGGTTTGTTCCTGCTGCAGCGTTCCCCCTGACACCACAAACCCACCACCAACCAGGAACCAACCAAACCACCAAAAACCCAGGAGCCACAAAAAGAAACCCCCAAACTATCAATCAAACAAGCTCCGTGAAATGCTACTGAGAAAAGACCTAAAACCACCAGAGCTGCAACTCACAATCAGTTCCAACATCAGTTTAAGCTgcacattattttctcaatcagtCAACTGATCggttggtctataaaatgtcagaaaggtgaaaaatgcatcttaaaatgtaaaagttgACTTATTTTGTGCAACGAGCATCCAAAAGCCAAAATTCTTCACAGAGGACCAAAATGGGCCaaaattcacatttaagaagcaaCAACCAACTCATTTATTGTcaattttgctttaaaaaattACTCAAACGATGAATAAATTATTGAAAATCTATGGAAAAGTTGCCAATTATGTTCTCTCAATCAGCTAATTGATCAACTGGCTGATCATTTCAGCCTTTGTtacaacaataaaatgtttggatctatattattataattatattaAGAAATTGTTACTTTTACAAATTAGCAGATATGGGGAGTAAAACACATAATGctgaaaaatacatgaaataataaaatatgaaaatgatatATATCCTGTAtataaagaaaacatgcatgcaaataGCATCAAACTAAAAAGACAATTCATTAATTTTTAATTATGATAAATTCATTAAAATAATACTTTGCTATTTAAATCTGGAAAAATGAACTCACTTATTAAATTCACCCCAGTTAGAAAGGTTCACTCTCTCAACACCCCAGGACAGGTGCGCTGAAAACAAgggaaattcattcattcattcattcattcattcattcattcattcattcattcattcattcattcaataaTTAATGAATATATCTGAACAAATTAATAACAGCTGAGAAAGTCAGTTTGACTCAGATAAAAggagaacaaacaaactgaaaagtgaGTCCAGATGTGAGGACAGTTTTAACCGAAGCTGCACATGTGGAGGATCAACCCGCTGCTTTCAGACTTTATTCTAAACtaaaggaggaagatgaagaacacTGAACaatctgtttccactttcattcaTCTTCCTGCCTCATAAACAGCACATCAGAGCCTCGTGAGTGTTTCCCCCGCGCAGGTGACTCACCTTGATAAATTAGGATAAAATAGAGAGGTAATAAGTGAAGAAGCCTTTTCCAGCTCCGTCTTAAATGAGGATCCATTCGTGTTTCGCGGATCCGCACTCAGTCGGGTTTGGACAGCATCACCTGGTGAAAACCCTCCGGCTGGACTCCCGCTGCTCCCTGCGCTGCTCCATCCGGCTCATCCCCGAGCGGCCCGCCGCGCGCCTCAAGAACCGATGCACCTGCTCATTAGCATAAAATATGCACTGGTGGGCGTGGCCGAGACGGAGAGCCTAAGGGACGGACAGGTGCTCTGCTGTGGAGTTTATACTGATGAacaaacagccagcagctgaaACTAAAACCGCTTCTTTTTCCAGATTTACTTTGATTTGCTCagataatttattatttattatttatataagTAACAAAACTTCAAACCCAGTGGAACCATCAGTTTACACAGAaaaggtaacacacacagatcttAAACACCTGAGCCTCAGAGGTTTAACTGTGCGGCCGTGAGAACAGCGCCCCCCCGTGGCTCACAGCCAGCGGAGCATCACAGCCACCTGTGGAGGGAGCAGACGTCACagaatgaaggaaaaacaaGATTAATCCTCTTTTCTTATTTCTCTAGCACTCAGTTAGTGAATATTTacttaaaaatgactgaatggtTTCATCACgtttgaaattaaatgaatataCTGAATAAATTCAGGCAAAGGAAACGGACAGATTTCAACTCACTTTGCAAACAAGCTGACTGTCGGGACATTTTCAGTGCTCTCTGCATGAATCTTTGACTTTAGACCCAACCATTAAAGCCAGCCTTTGTACCTATAATGTAGCTTTGAGGGGTCATTGGTGGGCTTCAGTGCAGTTCCAGAGACAGCGTCCTCCTGTCTGCTGGATGTCGTCTGCTCGTTGTTCAGACTGCGACGACCTGATCTGAACCTGAACATACAACCTTCTGGTACCTGACAGGAAACATAAACCCTGGATATGGCCGAGGTGACCCCAGTGTCGCCAGCTGCACAGACTGGTATTAGCATGTGAAAAGTCTGGTTTTGGGCAGAGGAAACGCTtcctgcgtctgtctgtctgctgtctgggTAAAAAGGCCTTTGACTGACTGAAGCCCTCAGAGACCCCAAAGGGCTTTGTGTCGCCCAGCCAGGAGGTGTCTGCTTTCATAAATGGAAAcaggatgggggtgggggggtgcagaGTGGAGGGGGGCTGTAAGAGGCAGTGCTAAAAAAGTGCAAGtgatttctgatttttttttttttttttaatgtgggtCAAGTCTCCTAATCTCACATTCACAGTGAAGCATCCCTCtgaggcgcgcacacacacacacacacacacacacacacacacacacacacacacacacacacacacacacacacacacacacacacacacacagagtactgGAAACCTGGCACCTGCTTTGTGCCCTGCAGACGGCTCGTTACAGCCTCCATGAAACAACTGTCTCCTGTAGATTTGTGTGTTCCTGCGTGAAGTTAGATGTTGTGTCAGCGCCTGAAGAGCAAATCTCATGTCTTCCATCTCAACACTGTCTGACTTGCCCAACCTGTTTGTGGCATTTAGCTCCAAAAAGAGCTCTGTGAGACTGAACTGAGGCACACGATgctatgagctaaatgctaacatcaagcTGATGTTTACCACGTTTACTATTTAAGCTtaagatgttagcatgctaactgtaGCTAATTAGCGCTGGAcagaaagcacagctgaggctcacTGGTGTTTCAAGTgtttagtcataaaccaaagtactggacaaaaaaataaaaatatatggTGCTAGAAAAAAAGTGAAGATCAAAGTATTtataattcatcctgagggagacGTGAACatctgtggtgctgctgaattgtactgacaggtgtttctattatttggTCCACCTCATTTGTATCAACGAGTGCAAGCTGAATAACAAGCACCTTCCTGTGTGATGGAAAACAgctcaacagcaccacaaactacaccCTCCAACAGCTGAACACCAGCTGAACATcataaccttcatgaagggggacttaaaggaccagtgtggaggatatggtggcatctagtggtgacgTTGCAGATTGCAGTGCCTCATCCTCCCTTTCCAAGTGTGTCGGAGAGTCTGTGGAAGAGGAGCCCctccctctgtagatacaaAGACTGTCAGGTCATGAaaagacagtttattttcaggtgattatacactaatgaaaacaaacaaatgttccACTCCTCCCAAAATcgtacacactggacctttaacgGAGGAGTGCtggactgcattagttttagctaagcgtacctaataaactggcagctgaaTGCAACTCATCTTTACTAATGTGATCAGACCAGATTCAACTCGATGAAACAGAAGACATGCCGAGCACTAAAGGTTATAATTTACATGTTTAAGTGGCTGCTGACATCCATCCCTGACTGTCATCAGTACAAACTGTACAAGCAGAtcaacaaccaaacaaaaccAGGCgcaacaaaaacattcattgtTTGGAGTTTCTATCACACGTCAACACCTGCACTCTAAAACAAAGTACGACATAAAAAAGGCAACAAAGAAAGTGAACATTCAAAGATCTCTGAGCCAAAACTTCCACCTGCTCATTTAGGAATTTATAGTTGtttgaacagagagagaaataaagtaCATGAACCGCTTCTAATAATGCTAATCGGATAGAAGCTTTTATTTGTCTTCAGTATCTTGTTGCTAAATATTTTTCCTCTACAAATCACAATAGAAGAAATATTCTTTCACAAGATCACAGAAAAATCAGGTGACTCAGCCGCTGCAGGTATCAGCTTCCTGAGGCTAAGGATCAATTCATCTGCTCGCCTGTCAGGACGGGAGCAGCAGAGGGACACACCTGTGATCTTTCTGATAACAGGAGGACAAACTGTGCAAATTCAATTGGTTTTCTGTAATCTGTCATCTTGGATTAAGACTTTAACGCTCAAGTCGCGACCTCGAGACTAAACAAACGAGCCAGTCGTGTCCCCTCTCAGCTTCTGTACATTTCAAATCAAAGGCAAGTTCTCACACAGACGAAAGACAAAGTATCTTGAAAAAGGGCTAAAACGTCTCACTATCTACACACCAGggaattaaaaatgcataaatatgTACACAGTTTTGTTCATACGTGAAAGATTTGACACATTTGAAAGAAGACAGCTGAAAACATTAGAGTATGTACAGGATGTGACGAGTATGGCCGACCGAAAATATCTGCTTCAGGTTTGTTTCTGGGGATTCTGGGATCAGACAcagatattctgtatttttgaaCAGAACCTCGTCATTAGATGGAAATTAAATCCAGGCAAACAAACTGAGCCTTTGTTTCCTTTGAGGAACTTCtgctgatttctgtttttagccTTAAGGTGATCAAACACCTCTGAAGTGAAACAGCAGATTAACAGGGTTTCATGCTCCTCCTGCactgtgtgaacgtgtgtgtgaatgtgtgtgtgtgaactcgGGGGTCTTTGGATTGAGAGTCCTGCACACTGCCCGGCGTGCTGCGTTATCTGGGCCGGTGGTTAGCGAGCAGGAAGtctttgtctttgcaggtgAGGCAGAGTTTGAGGTTCCTGAGCGAACCGCCGGCGGAGTAAAAGGCCCAGACGCCCATCAGGAACAAGATGACGTAGGTGGGAACCAGGCTGGCCACGTACTCGGGGTTCTGGAAGGTCTGCGAGAGAAGAACAATAAACATAACCGCCTTTATGCCTTTCTTGATGCTTCACGGACTTCATCATCCACCCATCCGGCCCTCAGCAGCCTGCCCCTCGACGCTCAGCAACACTCACCAGACAGGAAACGATGAGGTGGCTGACGACGACGGCAGCCACCGCCCACCAGCGCTGCTTCTCACAGGCGTCGAAGAAGACGACGCCCCAGAACATGTGAAGGAGGATGATGGCCATGGTCATGAAGGCTGAAAGGGGTCAAGAGTTAGATGCAGGATCCTCTAAAGCACACTTTCCTCATCACGAATGTCACGCTGGAGATAATAGCTTCAATTTAGTTTTGTGCAAACACTGGAAATTTCTGTGAGCATCGGTACCTGAGGACAGGAAGTAGTGCTGCGAGTCTCCGTGGATCCCCACAGTCCCCGGCCCCACGGAGTCGGCCAGGATGTTGACCACGGAGAACGCTCCGCTCATGAAGCCGAAGCCGAGGCCGgacactgagacacagcagcGGCAGAGGAACATTTTATACCACTGCTACATTTTTCTGACTGATGCATTGACACAACCAATATATTAACAGCTGATTTGAATGTATCACAGATCGGTGCTGGAGTGACAAGAAACTGTAGAGCAGATGTTCTAAATATGTGTTTCAGGTCATTTAGAAacagaaaagcacagaggaGTTTATTTCTTCATCGTAAAACGTCTCTCAGCACATATCCTGATCACTATTCTTTGATCACCAGCTTTAAAGGATTCAGTGAGCTATCGCTGTGCTTCTGTGACTCATTAGATCTCCAACAGCCTGAGGACGAGTACACCTGTGACAAGTATgattttaatgaggaaaaacgGTGGATTGTACCTTTAATAAATGAATACTGGGTGAAATATAGTTATCAGATGTTTTTCAAAATCTCAAATGTCAACACAGAAGGTGTGAACAGGTGATCAGTGGTCTTTCCTCTGACTTCATCATCCTGTTCAGAAGCTGGAACAACTGCAGTCAGTGAAAAAGCACCAGATCGTGATGTGAGGCGCAGGCTAACGTACCGTAGGCCAGCTGCCGTATGGAGATCGGCATGGTTTCCTCCTGACTGAGAGTGAGGAGGCCTTCATTCGCTTtcctgcacaaaacacacacacagcagtgtttcagtttcactgcaagctgtaaacaacaacatcaataggaagtatgtgtgtcagtgagtggaAGGTGATACGAGCTGCAACAATAAAGCTTTAAAAGGTGAGAAACTGGAACAAACTGGGACACATCGACGTCAGAAACAGGCTGGGAAACTACAAGTCAGGGtcagatgctgatgatgattaTGCAgaagataaaagacaaaaagattCAGGCTGAATAGAATCAAACCAATCATGTCGGTTTTATGACTGACGGTGTTGAGGAGGGCTGCGTGTAAAGCCGTCAGACGGCTGTGAAAACGACTTACTTCAGCAGCTTGTAGTAAGCGAAGCGGAAGGTTTCCTGCAGCAGGACGGACAGCACCACGCCGAAGATGAGGAGACCTTTCTGCTGCGCGGCGCTGTCCTTATTACTGATCTGAACCGAGATGAACCACaccagagaggacagcagcagagacaccagCCAGAAAAACGCTCTGAGAAggaagacaacaaaaacatgtacaGTTAGTTTTTGGGAAAAGAAAACTCAGAAACAGGCAGCTAACTTAATTATGGCAGATGCCGCCTAACATCTGCATTGACCTGGTTATGTTTTATCAGGCCTTTGTTAAGGTTTTAGTGGTCACAAATGGCTGTGAATGTGGATGCAGACATGGTGCCTTGCAGTATAAATATATGCCTGAAAGTAGGCAATTCCCACAGAGTATTCACTTTTGGACAGGCTGTCCATTTCTGGAGCAACACCTGAGGACTAGACACAAAACTAAGCTTTAAGCTTTAAGCAGGAGATGGAAGGACATGAATGTTAATTTCCTAATCACTGACACTGAGAGATAACAGTGCACCAAACCTACAAAACCAGACAAAcccaacaaaaaacacagatgcttCTCAGAGACTCAAAAATTAGAGAAaaattaaataagaaaatatcCACATTTCACACTGGAAGAACAGGGTTTGGGGTATTTTTGCTCAAGAAAtaacgggggggggggtgaggggggaaAGATCTtttcattaattgattaaatacCCCTTTGACACAGTCGACAAGAAAATCACATATTCTGAAACcaaattcattaaaatgtttgtttacaagcCGACTTCACTCTTCTGTACACTCCCAACACTAGATACCATTAAATTATAAAACAATTGAAGAGGTGAATCAATTTATTTGCCTTAAACGAATTAAATTCCCACAACATATTGCATATAATGTAAATCAGTGATGACACCTTTTTTTGTCCTTGGCTAAGTTATTAACACTGGTCTGCATCTGATAAAACAAATGTACTGTTAATTGATTCTGTGCAGCTAGCCACGGCAAATAACGTGacgtttttgtcttttaaaatgtcaaaaatctCCGAAACTGCTTAAGAAGTTACGTTTAGTTTCGTTAATGCAGCCTGTTGGAAGAGACGGACGACAATCAGTGCAACTCATTAGTGAGACGTTCACGGTTTTATTACTATGACACATTATATCGTGCATGACTGATCATGTTTGACCCTTTTCACGACATCATTATCTCATATTTCCACAATGAACATAAACCCGAATGGGAGTCTGAGAAAGAACAATACCAGCAGTTTAACGCATTTAGATACGAAGAAACGCCAGAAACAGGCTCCAACAGTTAGTGGTTAAGGTAAAATGGTCAACGTCAGTCGAAGCTGCCTCTGGCTGTAAATCAGAGATTGTTGGGAGTTTAAACCTGTCTCTGGTGTGATTTAGTGTCCGACAATGGAACCAGCTAGCAGTTAGCTAACCAAGCGGTCTcttagctagcaagctagcttACAGAAATACTGGTTTTTATCTCATTAAACGCGACAGTAGCGCCGGTTCCACACTGCTACGATAAAAGTAAGTGTACTATGGCCCCGCTTTCACGGAAATAAGTGAAGTCTCACCCTGCTATGAGGAAAATAACCCTCAGCGGTTCCCGGGCGATGGTAAACAGGAACAGAGCGATGGCTGGGCCGAAGGCGATGAAGGTGCAGCCGAAAAACACCGCCGCCGTCATTTTGACTCTTATCGGGGAAATAAAGCGACCAGCAGCGCGACCTTAAGCGCCTCGTCCGGTTCCTTCAAAGGGTCACTTACAGAGTTTTATCTGTAAATCTTTCAAATAATAACCTGCTGTTCTCGGTATCAGTAAAGCTGTTACTTCCCCTCTACTTCCACGAGCGAATCACAGGGTCTTCTCGTGACGTCACACCTTCTCACGtgaccaagaaaaaaaaacgtttAAGCTTTATtgctaaaataaacatttacatAAACATATTAAAACCATTACTTtacatatttaacatttctaaatttcttttctttaatttattttttttctgtgttgaatCAGGATGTTCTCTGAAGATCAAAATCTATGgaggtatatatatatatatatatatatagagagagagagagagaga contains:
- the aph1b gene encoding gamma-secretase subunit Aph-1b; translation: MTAAVFFGCTFIAFGPAIALFLFTIAREPLRVIFLIAGAFFWLVSLLLSSLVWFISVQISNKDSAAQQKGLLIFGVVLSVLLQETFRFAYYKLLKKANEGLLTLSQEETMPISIRQLAYVSGLGFGFMSGAFSVVNILADSVGPGTVGIHGDSQHYFLSSAFMTMAIILLHMFWGVVFFDACEKQRWWAVAAVVVSHLIVSCLTFQNPEYVASLVPTYVILFLMGVWAFYSAGGSLRNLKLCLTCKDKDFLLANHRPR